One Phragmites australis chromosome 23, lpPhrAust1.1, whole genome shotgun sequence DNA window includes the following coding sequences:
- the LOC133906386 gene encoding BTB/POZ domain and ankyrin repeat-containing protein NH5.2-like: protein MSSEDSLKSLSLDYLNLLINGQAFSDVAFSVEGRLVHAHRCVLAARSLFFRKLFCGLDPNYQPPPPHLSPGARAAGAAPELVIPVSSIRYEVLVLVLQFLYSGQASVSAPKSGPLPGCGDRGCWHTQCGAAVDLALDTLAAARSFGVEQLAVLVQKQMESMVKEASVDDVMKVLMASRKFEMQELWVTCSHLVARSGLSTDLLAKHLPIDVVAKIEEIRSKSPVAAASTPRSPFLTHHYLPINGPSSAADRDHKIRRMRRALDMADIELVKLMVMGEGLDLDDALAVHYAVQNCNRDVVKGLLELGAADVNSCAGPTGKTPLHLAADMVSPDMVSVLLDHHADPNSRTLDGATPLDVLRSLTSEFLFKGAVPGPTHIEPNKLRLCLELVQSAVMVTTRDEGAPASGDAAGGSDSGNFPRSDADDSLVSLTMNSTLMYQGQEMAAAIAGDARKGNGGRGSPSNLFFPNGFP, encoded by the exons ATGAGCTCCGAGGACTCGCTCAAGTCCCTCTCGCTGGACTACCTCAACCTGCTCATCAACGGCCAGGCCTTCAGCGACGTCGCCTTCAGCGTCGAGGGCCGCCTCGTCCACGCCCACCGCTGCGTCCTCGCCGCGCGCAGCCTCTTCTTTCGCAAGCTCTTCTGCGGCCTCGACCCAAACTaccagccgccgcctccccacttGAGCCCAGGCGCCCGTGCCGCGGGAGCGGCGCCGGAGCTGGTCATCCCCGTCAGCTCGATCCGGTACGAGGTCctggtgctggtgctgcagTTCCTCTACAGCGGGCAGGCGTCAGTGTCGGCGCCTAAGAGCGGGCCGCTGCCAGGGTGCGGCGACCGCGGGTGCTGGCACACCCAGTGCGGCGCGGCCGTAGACCTCGCTCTCGACACGCTCGCCGCCGCGCGCTCCTTCGGCGTCGAGCAGCTCGCAGTGCTGGTCCAG AAGCAGATGGAGAGTATGGTGAAGGAGGCGTCCGTCGACGACGTGATGAAGGTCCTCATGGCGTCGCGCAAGTTCGAGATGCAGGAGCTCTGGGTCACTTGCTCCCACCTCGTGGCGCGCTCGGGTCTCTCCACCGATCTCCTCGCCAAGCACCTCCCGATCGATGTGGTCGCCAAGATCGAGGAGATCCGCTCCAAGTCCCCGGTCGCCGCGGCGAGCACGCCTCGCTCGCCGTTCCTGACTCACCACTACCTCCCCATCAACGGGCCATCCTCCGCGGCGGACCGCGACCACAAGATCCGGCGCATGCGGCGGGCCCTCGACATGGCCGACATTGAGCTCGTTAAGCTGATGGTCATGGGCGAGGGTCTCGACCTCGACGACGCGCTCGCCGTACACTACGCCGTCCAGAACTGCAACCGCGACGTCGTCAAGGGACTCCTCGAGCTCGGCGCGGCCGACGTCAATTCCTGCGCCGGCCCGACGGGGAAGACCCCCCTGCACCTGGCGGCCGATATGGTTTCCCCCGATATGGTGTCCGTCCTCCTCGACCACCACGCGGACCCCAACTCCCGGACGCTCGACGGCGCCACTCCGCTCGACGTGCTCCGCAGCCTCACCTCCGAGTTCCTCTTCAAGGGCGCGGTGCCGGGGCCCACGCACATCGAGCCTAACAAGCTTAGGCTGTGCCTCGAGCTCGTGCAGTCAGCGGTGATGGTGACCACGCGCGACGAGGGCGCGCCCGCTAGTGGCGACGCGGCCGGGGGAAGCGACAGCGGCAATTTCCCAAGGAGCGACGCCGACGACAGCTTGGTGAGCCTGACAATGAACTCAACGCTCATGTACCAGGGCCAGGAGATGGCGGCAGCGATCGCCGGAGATGCAAGGAAAGGGAATGGCGGCCGAGGGAGCCCGTCCAACTTGTTCTTCCCCAATGGCTTCCCATAA